A stretch of the Streptomyces ortus genome encodes the following:
- a CDS encoding ATP-binding protein, whose translation MASVIPSAPLGTAAAVNRDRLTVTAGVRPDTAAERRFRFELAAHPGSAAQARHLTRARLSGWAVCEDTCDTAELVVSELVTNAIVHTASRHVVCELHDGDDLVRIAVRDEGCAPGEPHPSPQRPDEEHGRGLLLVAAMCTAWGAQETGPGLLVWAELPRTANNGVEPRSDLGWSARSRPAPAGSSPTGVHIPPAGNEWF comes from the coding sequence GTGGCAAGCGTGATTCCGTCCGCGCCGTTAGGAACAGCCGCAGCCGTGAACCGAGACCGTCTTACCGTCACCGCCGGGGTGCGCCCCGACACGGCGGCCGAGCGCCGGTTCCGCTTCGAGCTGGCAGCACATCCGGGCTCAGCAGCACAGGCCCGGCACCTGACGCGGGCCCGGCTCTCGGGCTGGGCGGTCTGCGAGGACACCTGCGACACGGCAGAGCTCGTCGTCTCCGAACTGGTCACCAACGCCATCGTGCACACGGCGAGCCGCCATGTGGTGTGCGAGCTGCACGACGGCGACGACCTGGTACGGATAGCCGTTCGTGACGAGGGATGTGCGCCGGGTGAGCCCCACCCGTCGCCACAGCGTCCCGACGAGGAGCACGGGAGGGGACTGCTTCTCGTGGCGGCGATGTGCACTGCCTGGGGCGCCCAGGAAACCGGTCCCGGACTGCTGGTCTGGGCGGAACTGCCGCGGACGGCGAACAACGGCGTCGAGCCGCGGTCGGACCTGGGCTGGAGTGCGAGGAGCCGGCCGGCCCCAGCCGGCTCCTCGCCGACAGGGGTACACATACCCCCGGCCGGGAATGAATGGTTCTGA
- a CDS encoding ABC transporter ATP-binding protein — translation MGWSQHSDAFMELNFRAMVTRLPALLASSFRLAWQADRRAARTVLGAEVGRGLAQAVSLLAVNSVLGRLMASGPVADRLRDAAPALITVAVVTLLAALLRGASTYATGRLEPKVERVATELYLERAATVELSAIEDEAFHKLLDTAQYGASSARRMIGIATRVVNAMISLVAAAGVLTVLHPALLPLLMTMTLPSAWSALTIARRRYASWHAWVQHARAGRLIGNLLTEPAAAPEIRVHGVGPFLLRHFRAMSEAAEAEQARLARLEARTGLIAAAWTGLATVATYATLGGLLLAGAMALSVAGTAVIAIRTGSANLDTLVLEVNTLHEEALFVGDLQRLYVEAAERTIPVGGAVLPEQPREIRFENVTFTYPGSAARPALSDLTLSVPLGKIVALVGENGSGKTTLVKLLSGLYAPQRGRILWDDVDAATADRHQLAERIAMVAQDFKRWPFTARVNVAIGRASAPLTDERLDTSVTEAGAEDVVADLPRGLDTLLARMFSGGHELSGGQWQRLGIARAAYRRGAILVVDEPTAALDARAELEVFEKIRALAGTGQTVILITHRLASVRHADLVHVLDQGRLVESGTPDELLSTGGVYAELYGLQAGQFSVPVPKAG, via the coding sequence ATGGGCTGGTCGCAGCACTCCGACGCGTTCATGGAACTGAACTTCCGCGCCATGGTGACGCGGCTGCCCGCCCTGCTCGCGTCCAGTTTCCGGCTGGCCTGGCAGGCGGACCGCCGCGCCGCACGGACCGTCCTGGGCGCGGAGGTGGGCCGCGGTCTGGCCCAGGCGGTGAGTCTGCTGGCGGTCAACAGCGTCCTGGGCCGGCTGATGGCGAGCGGCCCGGTCGCGGACCGGCTCCGGGACGCGGCGCCCGCGCTCATCACGGTCGCCGTGGTGACGCTGCTCGCCGCACTGCTGCGGGGCGCCTCGACGTACGCGACCGGCCGCCTCGAACCGAAGGTGGAGCGCGTGGCCACCGAGCTGTACCTGGAACGGGCGGCGACGGTCGAACTGTCGGCGATCGAGGACGAGGCGTTCCACAAACTGCTGGACACCGCGCAGTACGGCGCCTCGTCCGCCCGGCGCATGATCGGGATCGCCACGCGCGTGGTGAACGCGATGATCTCGCTGGTCGCGGCGGCCGGCGTCCTCACCGTGCTGCACCCGGCCCTGCTGCCCCTGCTGATGACGATGACGCTGCCGAGCGCCTGGAGCGCGCTGACCATCGCCCGGCGCCGTTACGCGTCATGGCACGCCTGGGTGCAGCACGCCCGGGCCGGCCGGCTCATCGGCAACCTGCTCACCGAGCCCGCCGCCGCGCCGGAGATCCGCGTCCACGGCGTCGGCCCGTTCCTGCTGCGGCACTTCCGCGCGATGTCGGAGGCCGCCGAGGCCGAGCAGGCCCGGCTCGCCCGCCTGGAGGCCCGGACCGGCCTGATCGCGGCCGCCTGGACCGGCCTCGCCACCGTGGCGACGTACGCGACACTCGGCGGGCTGCTGCTGGCCGGTGCGATGGCACTGTCCGTGGCGGGTACGGCGGTCATCGCGATCCGTACCGGTTCCGCGAACCTCGACACGCTCGTCCTGGAGGTCAACACGCTCCACGAGGAGGCCCTGTTCGTGGGGGATCTGCAGCGCCTGTACGTGGAGGCGGCCGAGCGCACGATCCCGGTCGGCGGCGCGGTGCTGCCCGAGCAGCCGCGGGAGATCCGCTTCGAGAACGTCACCTTCACCTATCCGGGCAGCGCGGCCCGGCCCGCGCTGTCGGACCTGACGCTCAGCGTGCCGCTCGGCAAGATCGTGGCACTCGTCGGCGAGAACGGTTCCGGAAAGACCACCCTGGTCAAACTGCTGTCCGGCCTGTACGCCCCACAGCGCGGCCGGATCCTGTGGGACGACGTGGACGCGGCGACCGCCGACCGGCATCAGCTCGCGGAGCGGATCGCGATGGTGGCGCAGGACTTCAAGCGGTGGCCGTTCACGGCCCGGGTGAACGTCGCGATCGGCCGGGCCTCGGCACCGCTCACCGACGAGCGGCTGGACACGTCTGTCACGGAGGCCGGCGCCGAGGACGTGGTGGCGGATCTGCCGCGGGGTCTCGACACGCTGCTGGCGCGGATGTTCAGCGGCGGGCACGAGCTGTCGGGCGGCCAGTGGCAGCGGCTCGGTATCGCGCGGGCGGCGTACCGGCGGGGCGCGATCCTGGTCGTGGACGAGCCGACGGCGGCTCTCGACGCGCGTGCCGAACTGGAGGTCTTCGAGAAGATCCGGGCCTTGGCGGGTACCGGTCAGACCGTGATTCTCATCACGCACCGGCTGGCGTCGGTGCGCCATGCCGATCTGGTGCACGTCCTCGACCAGGGCCGACTCGTGGAATCGGGCACTCCGGACGAGCTCCTCTCCACGGGTGGTGTCTACGCCGAGCTGTACGGACTGCAGGCCGGGCAGTTCTCGGTGCCGGTGCCGAAGGCGGGTTGA
- a CDS encoding DUF899 domain-containing protein — protein MTLPRIVSREEWHAAREELLVREKAATRARDALNADRRRLPMVEIDTEYVFEGGDGKATLLDLFAGRQQLIVYHFMFAPEWDAGCRSCSAFVDQIGHRAHLRARGTEFAVISRAPYTKILPFKARMGWTLPWYSSYGNDFNYDFQASFTTGAGAGAGDENGAGGDRGEPYERPGMSCFLRERERIFHTYSTYARGLDGLGSTTSLLDLTALGRQEEWEQPEGRASSLGAPAGSERLRYHDEYED, from the coding sequence ATGACGCTTCCGCGGATCGTGTCGCGCGAGGAATGGCATGCCGCGCGCGAGGAACTGCTGGTCAGGGAGAAGGCCGCGACCCGGGCCCGGGACGCGCTCAACGCCGACCGGCGACGGCTGCCCATGGTCGAGATCGACACGGAGTACGTCTTCGAGGGAGGCGACGGCAAGGCGACACTGCTGGACCTCTTCGCGGGGCGGCAGCAACTCATCGTCTACCACTTCATGTTCGCGCCGGAGTGGGACGCGGGCTGCCGAAGCTGCTCGGCCTTCGTCGACCAGATCGGGCACCGCGCGCATCTGCGGGCGCGGGGTACGGAGTTCGCGGTGATCTCCAGGGCGCCGTACACGAAGATCCTGCCCTTCAAGGCGCGGATGGGGTGGACGCTGCCCTGGTACTCGTCGTACGGCAACGACTTCAACTACGACTTCCAGGCGTCCTTCACGACGGGCGCGGGCGCGGGCGCGGGCGACGAGAACGGGGCGGGCGGGGACCGTGGGGAGCCGTACGAGCGGCCGGGGATGAGCTGTTTCCTGCGGGAGCGGGAGCGGATCTTCCACACGTACTCGACGTATGCGCGCGGCCTCGACGGGCTGGGCTCCACCACGAGCCTCCTGGACCTCACGGCGCTCGGCCGGCAGGAGGAGTGGGAGCAGCCCGAGGGGCGCGCGTCGTCGCTGGGCGCGCCCGCGGGCAGCGAGCGCCTCCGCTACCACGACGAATACGAGGACTGA